ACAGGCGAGACCGATCGGGCCGGCGCCGACGATCAGGGCGCCTGTATCAAGCTCACGGGTCATGCATCCAATATGGTGGCACCCGAATCCAACTCGCGCCCGTCGACAGCCGTATGTGGAATGAGCAGTTCAACTTGGGCCATCCGGAGGCATCCCGATTGACGCCGACCTCGGCTAATCTCAAGGCGTGCTAGACCCCGAGGAATACGAGATGCGTCCGCGAAAGACTCAGTCGCGGAGCTGGGCGGCGCTCGGAATGAGCGCCGTTGTGCATCTTGTCGTGATTCTGCTGCTGATTTTCGGGGTTCCGGACTCGAGCGCCTCGCCGCGGCGGGCGCCGGTGGACGTCCAACCGGCCAACCCGATCGCACTGCAGCCGCCGATGGCGCTCAATCCCAAGCCGCGTCAGCTCCAGAAGGAGGCGCCCAAGCCTCAGACGCCGACGCCGCCACCGCCCCCTCCTCCACCACCTCCGCCCCTCAAGGAGATGGAGCTGGGGCCGAATTCGAAGAAGCCGGACGCGCCAGCCAAGGAGGCTGCGGCGAAGGCACCCGAGCCCGACGCCAAGCCGCCGGCGGCGGATGCACCGACCCCGGCACCCCCGGCTCCGCCGCCGACCGATCAGCCGAAGCCGCCGGAAACGCAGCCGCCGGCGCATCAGCGGCTGCTGATTCCGCGCCCAGGCGATTACACCGGGGCCGGCGCCTTGCCACTCCCGACGACGTCGCCATTCGGGCCGCCCAAGCTCGATTCGGCGAGCGGTCCGCCCCCCGACGCCACCTCCCTTGCCGCGTCGGGAGCGATCGGCCGCACCGGTCTTTCGAGTCGCGACCCGCAGAAATGGACCAACTCGTTCGACGACGAGACGTCGGGGCAATGTGTCACGCCCCCGGACCTCGGCAAGAACGCCGACGGATCCCCGGTCCTTGCCACCGTCCTCGGGCGGATCCTGGACTACGACGGCCGCACGCCCTTGAGTGGCGCGCATCTCCAGATCATGGGCACGGCGTTCGGAACATTTTCGGACACTCGCGGTGAATACCGGCTCGAGTTCGACCCGAAACTTCTCGCCAAGTGCCGCAAGCAATACGTCGTGGTCGACGCGCCAGGATATCGTGGGCAGATGCTGACGTTGATGATCGGACCGAGGGTGCGCAGCGACGACGTCGTGCTTCACCATTGAGCGGCAGATCGTGATCGACTCGAATCCGATTGTCTGGAGTCCCGACGCGGCTCGCGCGCGCGATTCCAATCTGGGTCGGCTGATCGACGGTTTGCGCACCCAGGGAGTTGCGCTGCCGACTGGCGCCGGGCCGGACGCCTTCGCGGCATTGCACGCCTGGAGCATCAGCGACGCCGAGGGCTTCTGGGCTGCAGTGTGGCGCGATGGCGAAGTGATCGCCGATGAGCATCCAGGACGGGAGCCGTGGGATCGCGTCGTGATCGGTGCCGACCGCATGGCGCCCCCCGACCCGCTCCTCGGCCCGCGCTGGTTCACCGGCGCTGCACTCAACTTCGCTGAGAATCTGCTCGGCCACGACAGCGAGGATCCGGCGATCATCGCGTGGGATGAGCGCGGCCCGCTGTCGACGCGAAGCTGGCAACGTGTGCGACAGGAAGTGGCCCAAGCGGCCGCCGGCCTGCGCAGCTGCGGCGTCCTCCCCGGGGACCGTATTGCCGGTTGGCTTCCCAATATTCCCGAGACGGTCGTGGCGATGCTCGCGGCGTCGTCGCTTGGTGCGATCTGGACATCATGCTCGCCGGATTTCGGCGTCGACGGAATTGTCGACCGCTTCGGCCAGACCGAACCTGTCGTCCTCTTCTTTTGCGACGGATATCGGTACGGCGGCAAGGTGCACGACTGCGCCGCCCGCGCCGATGAACTGCTCGCCCGGTTGCCCAGCGTGCGGCACGCCGTGATGATCGACTACGCCGGAAGTGGCACGGTGCCGGCTGACCCGCGCGCAATGCGATGGGCCGACCTGATCGCGCACGATCCGTCGCCGATGTTGTCGTTCGCCCGGCTGCCGTTCGACCATCCGCTGTACATCCTCTATTCGTCGGGGACGACCGGTCTGCCCAAGTGCATGGTGCATTCGCAGGGCGGCACATTGCTGCAGCATCTCAAGGAGCATCGCCTTCACGTTGACGTTCGCCCGGGCGAACGGGTCTTCTACTTCACGACCTGCGGCTGGATGATGTGGAACTGGCAGGTCAGTGCGCTCGCCGCCGGCGCGACACTTGTGCTCTATGACGGCGCGCCCCTTCCGGTCCATGAGCCCGACATCCTCTGGCGGATGGCCTCCGAGACCGGGGTCGATGTCTTTGGTACCAGCGCGAAGTACCTCTCCCTCGCGGAGAAGGGGGGTCTCGAACCGTCGCGTCGACACGATCTTGGTCGTCTTCGCGCGGTGCTGTCGACCGGAAGCCCGCTCGCAGGGGAGAGCTTCGACTGGATTCGCCGTGCGGTGGGTGCGCAGGTGCAGATCGCCAGTATTTCCGGCGGGACGGACATCGTTTCGTGCTTCGTCCTGGGCAATCCGCTGTCGCCAGTCCGCCGCGGCGAGATCCAGGGTCCTGGCCTTGGCATGGCCGTCGAGGTGTACGACGACGCCGGTGATCAATCTCCGGTCGGTGTCCCCGGCGAACTGGTCTGCACTCGGCCGTTCCCGGCAATGCCGTGCAGTTTCTGGAATGATCCCGACGGGAGCCGATATCGCGCCGCCTATTTCGATGGGTATCCCGGCGTCTGGCGCCACGGGGACTGGATCGCACGGATGCCATCGGGTGGCTACGTCATCAGCGGGCGAAGCGACGCGACGCTCAATCCGGGTGGTGTGCGGATCGGCACCGCCGAGATCTATCGGCAGGTCGACACGATCCGCGACGTGGTCGAGAGCCTCGTCGTGGGCCAGCGGATTCCCGGGGCCGCCGCCGGCGACGAGCGGGTCGTGCTTTTTGTGCGATTGCGCGACGGTGTGGACCTGTCGCCGGCACTCGTCGAAGCGATGCGCGCGCGCATTCGTGCAGGCACGTCCCCTCACCACGTCCCGAAGGTGATCGCGCAGGTCACCGACCTGCCGCGCACGCGAAGTGGGAAGTTGAGCGAAATGGCGGTGCGCGATGTCATCGAGGGGCGGCAGGTGAAGAACATCGGAGCGCTGGCGAATCCGGAATCTCTCGATCAGTTCCGCCAACGAGCCGAGTTGGCGTAGCACCTCGGCGCCGCAGTGGCACCGTCGCGGCTTCGCTGGTGTATTAGTTTTGGTGCGGTATCTGCACTCGGCAGCGGCGTGCACAACCGGAGGCGATCGTGACCACCACAGCCTCACAATCCTCGACGATGGCTCCCGGCCTGACCACGACGCGCGCGCCGTTCATCGAGGACGCGCGGGCACACGGGCAGCTCTATATCGAACAGCCGTACGACCTCTACTCACCGGCCAACCATGACGCGTGGAGCCGGCTCTATGCCCGCATGGCGGATCGCTGGCAGAAATACGCCAATCCGCGATTTCTGCAGGGGATCAGCAATCTCTGCCTCGATCCGACCCAGGTGCCGCGCCTCGAAGACGTCAACCGCTTCATGGCGCCGCTTACCGGTTTCCGGGCCAAGGCCGTCAGTGGATATGTCCCGGCGTACATGTTCTTCGACTGCCTGCGTCAGCGAGAGTTTCCGACGACGGTGACGATTCGCGACGGTGACGTCCTCGACTACCTCCCCGAGCCCGACATCTTCCACGACATCGCCGGGCACGTGCCGATGCACACCGACAAGGCGTTCGCCGATACGCTCGTGCGCTTTGGCGAATGCGCCCGCGCCGCGGCGGAACGCGCGCGCACCATCGGCAACGAGCAGGAGCGGGTGCAACGGATGACCAGCGTGATCAAGGCGATGGCTCGCTTCTTCTGGTTCACCATCGAGTTCGGTCTGATGAAGGGGAGCCGCCCCGGCGAGGTCAAGGCGTATGGCAGCGGCCTCCTCTCGTCCTATGGTGAACTCGAGCATTGCATCGAGTCGCCCGACGTGCAACGCTGGCCGTTCCAGCTCGAATGGGTCGTCAACCAGTACTTCGAGATCGATCACTATCAGCCGCTTCTCTTTGTCGTCGACTCATTCGATCATCTCTTCACCGAAGTCGGTCGCCTTGTCGACTGGGTCAGGGAAGGGAAGCTCGACAACGTGAGTCCCGGCGAACCGGGGATCAGTGAAGCCGATCTCGCGTCATTCCTGAGTGCCTCCGGCTGACTGATCGGCCGACAGCACGCTGTTTTGCTTTCATCTGATGGAGCGTGATGAGATGACCTCCACCCTGACGTCACCGGCGCCGCGCGAGACCGGAGATGCCTTTCCGATCAACGGTACCGACTACATCGAGTTCTACTGCGGCAACGCCCGCCAGTCCGCGCAGTACTATCGCGCCGTCTGGGGACATCGGATCATCGGATACCGCGGCCCCGAGACCGGTGTCCGCGACCGCGCATCGTATCTCCTGGTCCAGGACAAGCTGAGGTTCGTCCTCACGTCGCCACTTGGCCCCGAGGGCCCGATCGCCGACCACGTGCACCGCCACGGCGACGGCGTCCACGACATCGCCTTCTGGGTCGACGATGCGCGCGCGGCGCACGCCGCCGCACTCCGCCGCGGCGCGGAGAGCGCGCAGGAGCCGACGGTGACGCGCGACGACGACGGCGAAGTCGTCACCGCCGCCATCAGGATCTACGGCGACACGATCCACTCGATCGTCCAGCGCTCCGATTACCGCGGGCTCTTTCTTCCCGGCTTCGTGCCGATTGCCTCGCCGGAACCGGCTGCCGGCATCGGCCTCAAGTATGTCGACCACTGCGTCGGCAACGTCGAACTCGGCAAGATGAACCACTGGGTCAAGTTCTACGAGGATGTCCTCGGCTTCACCAACATTCTCTCGTTCGATGACAAGACGATCAGCACCGAATACTCGGCGTTGATGTCGAAGGTGATGTCGAATGGCAACGGCCGGATCAAGTTCCCGATCAACGAGCCGGCGCAGGGGAAGAAGAAGTCGCAGATCGACGAGTACCTCGAGTTCTACCGCGGTCCCGGCGTGCAGCACATCGCCATAGCAACGGATGATATAGTGACAACGGTCCGCGCACTGCGCGCCAACGGCGTCGACTTCCTCAAGGTGCCGCAAGCGTACTACGACCAGGTCCCCGCGCGGGTCGGCAAGATCGATGAGGATCTCGCACCGCTGGCGGAACTGGGCGTCCTGGTCGACCGCGACGACGAGGGATATCTCCTGCAGATCTTCACCAAGCCGGTGCAGGATCGGCCCACGCTGTTCTACGAGATCATTCAGCGGAAGGGCGCCAAGAGCTTCGGCGCGGGGAATTTCAAGGCGCTGTTCGAAGCGATCGAGCGCGAGCAGGCGCTGCGGGGCAATCTCTGATGCCGATCTACCACCAGCTCGGATCGATCCCGCGCAAGCGCCACACCGTCTTTCGTCGCCCCGACGGCGGGTTGTACGCCGAGGAGCTGATCGGGCACGAGGGATTCACCGGGACATCATCGCTGCTCTACCACACGTCGCCGCCAACCACCGTGAAGTCAGCGCGAAGGATTCGCACTGTCGCGTGGGAGCCCGACGTGTCGACATCGCTTCGGCACCGGCACTTCCGTACGGCGCAGGCGCCGGGCGGTGGGAGCATCACGCTCGACCGGACGCCACTCCTCTTCAACAGCGATGTCGGGATGCTCTTCGCCGCGCCCGACCGTGTCGACGAGCACGCCTACCGTAACTCCCAGGCAGACGAGCTCGTGTACGTCGTCGAAGGGGAGGGGACGCTCGAATCGGTCTTCGGCGACCTGCCGTTCCACCAGGGCGATTACATCGTGATTCACCGCAACATCACGCATCGCTGGAATATCGATCTCGCCAAGGGACCCGGCCGGTTCGTGATCTTCGAAAGCCGTGGCCATGTCCGCTGGCCGAAGCGGTATCGCAATGAATTCGGTCAGCTGCTGGAAGGCGCGCCATACTCGGAGCGCGACATCCGCCGTCCGGTTGCGCTCAACACGCGCGACATCAAGGGTGAGTTTCCCGTGCTGGTCAAGCAGTATGACGCGATCAACGAGCTGGTGCTCGACCACCATCCGTTCGACGTGGTGGGGTGGGACGGCTACTTCTACCCATGGGCGTTCAATATTGGCGATTTCGAGCCGATCGTCGGCCGGATTCACCAGCCGCCGCCGGTGCATCAGACCTTCCAGGGCGACGGCTTCGTTGTCTGCTCGTTCTGTCCGCGACCATACGACTTCGATCCCAACGCCATCCCGGCGCCGTACAATCACAGCAACGTCGACAGCGACGAGGTCCTCTTCTACGCGTCGAGTGAATTCATGAGTCGCAAGGGGATCGAATACGGGTCGATCACGCTGCACCCCGACGGCCTGCCGCACGGGCCGCACCCGGGTCGCACCGAGGCGAGCATCGGCGCCAAGTACACCAATGAGCTTGCGGTGATGATGGACTCATTCCGGCCGCTGCACGTCGCCAAGCCGGCGATGGCGTTCGAGGATCCGGCGTACCACCAGAGCTGGATCGATCAGCAGCACGCCGAGTTTTCGCCGCCGACATCGTGACCGCGGGTTACTCCTCGACGTGCGCCGGATTGATTGACCGCAGGAGACGCCGCAGCGCATCGATATCCGCAGGCTTCACCAGGTGATGGTCGAAGCCTGCGGCGCGTGACAGGGCGCGATCGTCGTCCTGGCCCCACCCCGTGAGCGCCACCAGAATCACGTCGTTCAGCAACGGTTCGGCACGAATGGCGCGCGCCAGCTGGTAGCCGTCCATCTGCGGCATCCCGATGTCCAGAATCGCGACCGCCGGTTTGACCGACTCGATCGCCACCAGCGCCTCGGGACCGCTGTACGCGACCGACACCTCGGCACCCAGGAGCCGTAGCAGGAGGCCGAGGCTTTCGGCCGAATCGCGATTGTCATCGACCACGAGAATGCGCTGCGAATCAAGCGACGCGATCCGCGGCGGAACGGCGACGCGCATCCCGATCGGGCGTGAGTTGGCGAGCGGCAGCTGCACCGAGAACTCGCTGCCGCGCCCGGGACCGTCGCTGTGCGCCTGAATGTCGCCACCGTGCATCTCGACCAGCCGCTTGGCGAGGGTGAGGCCGATCCCGAGGCCCCCTTGCGCGCGCCCGCCATGCCGATCGACCTGCGTGAAGAGATCGAAGATCGTCGGCAGAAGCTCCGGCGGAATTCCGACCCCGGTGTCCTTGATCGACACGACGGCGTGATGGTCGAGGATGCGTGCAGCGAGGGTGATCGTGCCGCCCGGATCGGTGTACTTCGCGGCGTTGATCAGCAGGTTGGCAAAGACCTGGGCCAGACGTACTGGATCGCCCTCGACGATCATCGACTCCGGTGGGACGTCGACGATGAGGGCGTGACCTGCGCCCTCGATCGCCGGGCCACTCGTTTCGAGCGCGTGCTCGATGATCGCCGTCACTTCGAGCGGCTCTTTCCGCAATTCGATCTTCCCGCGCGTGAAGCGCGACACCTCGAGAAGGTCGTCGACAAGGCGAACCATATGGTTGACCTGGCGCTCCATCATCTCGGAGGCCTGGTGCACCACCTCCTCATGTCCGGGATCGAGCCGCAGGAGGTGCAGCGAGTTGCGAATCGGCGCGAGCGGATTGCGGAGTTCGTGGGCGAGAATCGCGAGGAACTCGTCCTTGCGCCGGTCGGCGTCGCGCAGCGCCGCTTCGGCCTGCTTCCGCTGGGAAATATCGCGCGCCACCTTGGACGCGGCGATGATTGTCCCATCCGCCGCGCGCACCGGCGACACGGTGAGCGACATGTCGAGCCGCCGCCCATCCTTGGTGACGCGCACCGTCTCGAAGTGCTCGATCCGTTGTCCCCGCCGCAGCAGGTCGAGCAAGGTCGTCTCTTCGTCGGCACGTTCGGGCGGGATCAGGATGAGAATCGGTTGCCCGATCGCTTCCTTCGCCGTGTACCCGAAGATCCGCTCGGCGCCGGCGTTCCAGCTCAGGATGATTCCGTCGAGCGTCTTGCTGATGATTGCGTCGTCGGACGATGTCACGATCGATGCCATGAACGCTTCGGCGCGGAATGTCGATTCGCGCTCGGCGATATGGTCGCGGATCTGATATTGGCGCCAGCGGGCCTTGAGGGCGACGCGAGTGGCGCTGACCAGCGCCGCCACGCGCATCGGCCGCTCCAGCACCGTGATGTTGCCGGCGCCTTCCATCACCTGGGCAACGGTGGCGGAGTCAGCGCCCGAGCGTGCGAGGACCAGCACCGGCAGATCCGACCACGCCGGCTGGTGTTCGAGCCACTCATGCAGGCCGCCTGTATTCGAACGGCTGGCTACTTCCTCGGGGACGAGAATCGTTGCCGCGCCGCGGGCGAGTTCACTGATCAGGTGGGTCACGCTGCGACAGAGGAAGGTGGTTACTCCGGCCTTCGTCAACACCTCTACCGTGAGTTCGGCATCGCGCCGGGTCGGCGCGAGAACCAGCACTCGCCGTTCAAGCTCGGTGAGGTTGGCGTCGTTCACGGTCCGGAATGCTCCGTGCTCCAGCTGTTGTTTTCCCGGATCGGGACACCGGTGAGGATGCCACGGAAGTCACGCATCGGCGGCCCGATCGTGATCCCGGCACTGCTCAGCGAAAACGGGCGAATCGTCCGCTCGTGCGCGCCGCCACGCTTCTTGACCACGGAAATCGCCTGGCGTAGTTCACCGGCGGTCTCGAAGTACCGCATCAGGATCACGGCATCGGCGAGATAGCTCGCGTCGACCGGAGACTGCATGTTGCTTCCGACCAGCCCCTGGTGCGCACCGATCAGGATGGTGGCGACCCCCGACTGGCCGAGATACGTCAGGATTTCATGGAGATGAATGATGAGGAAGCGCTCTTCCGGCATGGCGTTCAGATAGCCATTGAGGCTGTCGATCACCACGATCGACGCATTGCGTTCCTCGACCGCGCGAC
This is a stretch of genomic DNA from Gemmatimonadales bacterium. It encodes these proteins:
- a CDS encoding homogentisate 1,2-dioxygenase, encoding MPIYHQLGSIPRKRHTVFRRPDGGLYAEELIGHEGFTGTSSLLYHTSPPTTVKSARRIRTVAWEPDVSTSLRHRHFRTAQAPGGGSITLDRTPLLFNSDVGMLFAAPDRVDEHAYRNSQADELVYVVEGEGTLESVFGDLPFHQGDYIVIHRNITHRWNIDLAKGPGRFVIFESRGHVRWPKRYRNEFGQLLEGAPYSERDIRRPVALNTRDIKGEFPVLVKQYDAINELVLDHHPFDVVGWDGYFYPWAFNIGDFEPIVGRIHQPPPVHQTFQGDGFVVCSFCPRPYDFDPNAIPAPYNHSNVDSDEVLFYASSEFMSRKGIEYGSITLHPDGLPHGPHPGRTEASIGAKYTNELAVMMDSFRPLHVAKPAMAFEDPAYHQSWIDQQHAEFSPPTS
- the hppD gene encoding 4-hydroxyphenylpyruvate dioxygenase, which codes for MTSTLTSPAPRETGDAFPINGTDYIEFYCGNARQSAQYYRAVWGHRIIGYRGPETGVRDRASYLLVQDKLRFVLTSPLGPEGPIADHVHRHGDGVHDIAFWVDDARAAHAAALRRGAESAQEPTVTRDDDGEVVTAAIRIYGDTIHSIVQRSDYRGLFLPGFVPIASPEPAAGIGLKYVDHCVGNVELGKMNHWVKFYEDVLGFTNILSFDDKTISTEYSALMSKVMSNGNGRIKFPINEPAQGKKKSQIDEYLEFYRGPGVQHIAIATDDIVTTVRALRANGVDFLKVPQAYYDQVPARVGKIDEDLAPLAELGVLVDRDDEGYLLQIFTKPVQDRPTLFYEIIQRKGAKSFGAGNFKALFEAIEREQALRGNL
- a CDS encoding acetoacetate--CoA ligase is translated as MIDSNPIVWSPDAARARDSNLGRLIDGLRTQGVALPTGAGPDAFAALHAWSISDAEGFWAAVWRDGEVIADEHPGREPWDRVVIGADRMAPPDPLLGPRWFTGAALNFAENLLGHDSEDPAIIAWDERGPLSTRSWQRVRQEVAQAAAGLRSCGVLPGDRIAGWLPNIPETVVAMLAASSLGAIWTSCSPDFGVDGIVDRFGQTEPVVLFFCDGYRYGGKVHDCAARADELLARLPSVRHAVMIDYAGSGTVPADPRAMRWADLIAHDPSPMLSFARLPFDHPLYILYSSGTTGLPKCMVHSQGGTLLQHLKEHRLHVDVRPGERVFYFTTCGWMMWNWQVSALAAGATLVLYDGAPLPVHEPDILWRMASETGVDVFGTSAKYLSLAEKGGLEPSRRHDLGRLRAVLSTGSPLAGESFDWIRRAVGAQVQIASISGGTDIVSCFVLGNPLSPVRRGEIQGPGLGMAVEVYDDAGDQSPVGVPGELVCTRPFPAMPCSFWNDPDGSRYRAAYFDGYPGVWRHGDWIARMPSGGYVISGRSDATLNPGGVRIGTAEIYRQVDTIRDVVESLVVGQRIPGAAAGDERVVLFVRLRDGVDLSPALVEAMRARIRAGTSPHHVPKVIAQVTDLPRTRSGKLSEMAVRDVIEGRQVKNIGALANPESLDQFRQRAELA
- a CDS encoding phenylalanine 4-monooxygenase; translated protein: MTTTASQSSTMAPGLTTTRAPFIEDARAHGQLYIEQPYDLYSPANHDAWSRLYARMADRWQKYANPRFLQGISNLCLDPTQVPRLEDVNRFMAPLTGFRAKAVSGYVPAYMFFDCLRQREFPTTVTIRDGDVLDYLPEPDIFHDIAGHVPMHTDKAFADTLVRFGECARAAAERARTIGNEQERVQRMTSVIKAMARFFWFTIEFGLMKGSRPGEVKAYGSGLLSSYGELEHCIESPDVQRWPFQLEWVVNQYFEIDHYQPLLFVVDSFDHLFTEVGRLVDWVREGKLDNVSPGEPGISEADLASFLSASG
- a CDS encoding PAS domain S-box protein, translating into MNDANLTELERRVLVLAPTRRDAELTVEVLTKAGVTTFLCRSVTHLISELARGAATILVPEEVASRSNTGGLHEWLEHQPAWSDLPVLVLARSGADSATVAQVMEGAGNITVLERPMRVAALVSATRVALKARWRQYQIRDHIAERESTFRAEAFMASIVTSSDDAIISKTLDGIILSWNAGAERIFGYTAKEAIGQPILILIPPERADEETTLLDLLRRGQRIEHFETVRVTKDGRRLDMSLTVSPVRAADGTIIAASKVARDISQRKQAEAALRDADRRKDEFLAILAHELRNPLAPIRNSLHLLRLDPGHEEVVHQASEMMERQVNHMVRLVDDLLEVSRFTRGKIELRKEPLEVTAIIEHALETSGPAIEGAGHALIVDVPPESMIVEGDPVRLAQVFANLLINAAKYTDPGGTITLAARILDHHAVVSIKDTGVGIPPELLPTIFDLFTQVDRHGGRAQGGLGIGLTLAKRLVEMHGGDIQAHSDGPGRGSEFSVQLPLANSRPIGMRVAVPPRIASLDSQRILVVDDNRDSAESLGLLLRLLGAEVSVAYSGPEALVAIESVKPAVAILDIGMPQMDGYQLARAIRAEPLLNDVILVALTGWGQDDDRALSRAAGFDHHLVKPADIDALRRLLRSINPAHVEE